The window CCGCTCGATCGAGTCGACATCCCGGAACAGCAGGAGCCCGTACTCGAGCCACGCCGCGAACAGGTCATCCCGCACCGCGGGGTCGCCGGGGTCGCTGGTGAGGTCGACGATCTCAGCGCCGACGGTCAGCGGGCGAATCGAGAAATGCTCGGCCACGTGCGGCCTCCTCCCGGATCGGAACGCCCCGCGGGACGTCTCCTGGTTCCAGGACCGGGTCCTGGGCGGGCCGGCATGCAGACCGGGGCGGTCCTGTCCGCCGAATCACCCGCGCTCTCCGTAGGTACCTCCCGATGCATGATGGATTATGGATCCACATGAGCTAGCCGTCGAGCGTTCGTGGTACGGGAGGCCGGGTGGGAGCTCGCCATCGAGGGCTGGAGCGGATCGATCACCTCCGCCGTCGCGCGGCGCTGTCCCGTGGCGTCGGGGGCGTCGGGCCTACGGCACCAGGCCGGCCCTGCGTGCCGTGTTCACGGCGGCGATGCGATTGTGTACACCGAGCTGCTGCATGATGCTTCGCAGGTGCGACTTGATGGTTTCCGGCCTTACCGCGAGGAGTTTCGCGGCCTCCGCGTTGGAGTGGCCTTCGGCGATAGACCGGATCACCTCCAGCTCGCGTGGCGTCAGGCTGGAGACGGAGTCATGGTCGGCTACCTGATCCGTGTATCCATAGCAGATATACAACAGTTGGCGGATGGACTCGACCCGAGTCCGCACGGCCTGGTCGTCGTCGGACCGATCAGTCAGTCCTTCGAGTTCGGCCTCGATTCGGAGAAGAGTTTTAAGGCCCGGGGCGGGTGGTCGTGCGTCCGGAACGATCCCGGTGTTTCCCTTGAGGCCGCCGCCGTGGTACGCGAGGAATCGCTCGAATGCGCGAGCAATGTCGACGAAGGTGTCGCTCACGTTTGATCCGATCTGCTCCCTTGACCTTGTGGCGGCGTACATCACCGCCCAGGTCCCCCCGGCCCTGCGGATCGGGACGGCGGCGACAGCCAAATCGTCGGTGGAGGCGGGCCGGCGCTTCGACGGGCGTGGTGGGTCTGACCGGTCCGCCCCCGCCGCCGCGTTCTTGTTGATCTTTTTGGTGGCGGCGCTGGTAGTCTCGTGCGTGCGGGTCTGGCCGTGAGGTGGCTGTGCACCGTGGAGGGCTCGTATTGTAGTCCGGTGCCGTTCACATGGGAGGTTCGGCGGCGAGCCTGGATGATCCTTTTGATCCGCCGGAGGATCCTGCCGAGCGGGCTGTCTACCTGCGTGGGCGGGCGGAGCAGGCGCGTGCCCAGGCTCTGTTCGGGACGGTGACGAGGGAGACCTGGCAGTCCGACCCTTCGCTGCTGGTCCAGGTGAAGGCAATTCTCTCGGTGCCGCCGGAGCAGCGGCTGCGGATGCTGATGGCGGAGCACGCGGTGTTCGCGAGCGCCCGGCTGGT of the Pseudofrankia saprophytica genome contains:
- a CDS encoding LuxR C-terminal-related transcriptional regulator, whose amino-acid sequence is MSDTFVDIARAFERFLAYHGGGLKGNTGIVPDARPPAPGLKTLLRIEAELEGLTDRSDDDQAVRTRVESIRQLLYICYGYTDQVADHDSVSSLTPRELEVIRSIAEGHSNAEAAKLLAVRPETIKSHLRSIMQQLGVHNRIAAVNTARRAGLVP